GAGTCCAGGCTGACCTCACTGCGATTTTTCTTCACGAAGTTACAGGAGCTCAAAGATTAACCAGTTTTTCCGACTCTGGACCactgcctgattccgaggctagaggctcactcttcattcagagagtgatatctcggcgaaaaaaaatcgcagcgatctggctaaggtctcattcgaaaggggaagGTACCCCCTACAAAACTAATGCAAAAGATGACGTAGAAAAAATTTATCGCGTTCCTCGTGGTCTCTTGGATTGGGAAGACATTTTGGGAAAAACCACCTTCGTTTCCAGGACACGCCATGGACTGGACGAATTTTTTCGGTCCAATTCAGTCCATGCAGGTGAAAGTGGAAGCTCTGCCCTTCAAAATGAGTCCAGGCTGACCTCACTACGATTTTTCTTCACGAAGTTACAGGAGCTCAAAGATTAATGACTTTTTCCGACTCTGGACCactgcctgattccgaggctagaggctcactcttcattcagagagtgatatctcggcgaaaaaaaatcgcagcgatgtggctaaggtctcattcgaaagggaaaGGTTCCCCCTTCAATAGGGATGCAAAAGATGACGCAGAAAAAATTTATCGCGTTCCTCGTGGTCTCTGGGATTGGGAAGACATTttgggaaaaaccaccctcGTTTCCAGGACACGCCATGGGCTGGACGAATTTTTTCGGTCCAATTCAGTCAATGGAGGTGAAAGTGGAAGCTTTGCCCTTCAAAATGAGTCCAGGCTGACCTCACTGCGATTTTTCTTCACGAAGTTACAGGAGCTCAAAGATTAACCACTTTTTCCGACTCTGGACCactgcctgattccgaggctagaggctcactcttcattcagagagtgatatctcggcgaaaaaaaatcgcagcgatgtGGCTAAGGTCTGATTCGAAAGGGGAAGGTTCCCCCTTCAATACGGATGCAAAAGATGACGTAGAGAAAATTTATCGCGTTCCTCGTGGTCTCTTGGATTGGGAAGACATTTTGGGAAAAACCACCTTCGCTTCCAGGACACGCCATGGACTGGACGAATTTTTTCGGTCCAATTCAGTCGATGGAGGTGAAAGTGGAAGCTTTGCCCTTCAAAATGAGTTCAGGCTGACCTCACTGCGATTTTTCTTCACGAAGTTACAGGAGCTCAAAGATTAATGACTTTTTCCGACTCTGGACCactgcctgattccgaggctagaggctcactcttcattcagacagtgatatctcggcgaaaaaaaatcgcagcgatgtggctaaggtctcattcgaaagggcaaGGTTCCCCCTTCAATACATATGCAAAAGATGACGTAGAAAAAATTTATCGCGTTCCTCGTGGTCTCTTGGATTGGGAAGACATTTTGGGAAAAACCACCTTCGCTTCCAGGACACGCTATGGACTGGACGAATTTTTTCGTTCCAATTCAGCACATGCAGGTGAAAGTGGAAGCTTTGCCCTTCAAAATGAGTCCAGGCTGACCTCACTGCGATTTTTCTTCACGAAGTTACAGGAGCTCAAAGATTAACCACTTTTTCCGACTCTGGACCactgcctgattccgaggctagaggctcactcttcattcagagagtgatatctcggcgaaaaaaaatcgcagcgatgtggctaaggtctcattcgaaaggggaatGTTCCCCCTTCAATACATATGCAAAAGATGACGTAGAAAAAATTTATCGCGTTCCTCGTGGTCTCTTGGATTGGGAAGACATTTTGGGAAAAACCACCTTCGTTTCCAGGACACGCCATGGACTGGACGAATTTTTTCGGTCCAATTCAGTCCATGGAGGTGAAAGCGGAAGCTTTGCCCTTCAAAATGAGTCAAGGCTGACCTCACTGCGATTTTTCTTCACGAAGTTACAGGAGCTCAAAGATTAACCACTTTTTCCGACTCTGGACCactgcctgattccgaggctagagtctcactcttcattcagagagtgatatctcggcgaaaaaaaatcgcagcgatgtGGCTAAGGTCTGATTCGAAAGGGGAAGGTTCCCCCTTCAATACGGATGCAAAAGATGACGTAGAGAAAATTTATCGCGTTCCTCGTGGTCTCTTGGATTGGGAAGACATTTTGGGAAAAACCACCTTCGCTTCCAGGACACGCCATGGACTGGACGAATTTTTTCGGTCCAATTCAGTCGATGGAGGTCAAAGTGGAAGCTTTGCCCTTCAAAATGAGTTCAGGCTGACCTCACTGCGATTTTTCTTCACGAAGTTACAGGAGCTCAAAGATTAATGACTTTTTCCGACTCTGGACCactgcctgattccgaggctagaggctcactcttcattcagagagtgatatctcggcgaaaaaaaatcgcagcgatgtAGCTAAGGTCTGATTCGAAAGGGGAAGGTTGCCCCTTCAATACCTATGCAAAAGATGACGTAGAAAAAATTTATCGCGTTCCTCGTGGTCTCTAGGATTGGGAAGACATTTTGGGAAAAACCACCTTCGTTTCCAGGACACGCCATGGACTGGACGAATTTTTGCTGTCCAATTCAGTCCATTCAGGTGAAAGTGGAAGCTTTGCCCTTCAAAATGAGTCAAGGCTGACCTCACTGCGATTTTTCTTCACGAAGTTACAGGAGCTCAAAGATTAACCACTTTTTTCGACTCTGGACCactgcctgattccgaggctagaggctcactcttcattcagagagtgatatctcggcgaaaaaaaatcgcagcgatgtGGCTAAGGTCTTATTCGAAAGGGGAATGTTCCCCCTTCAATACGGATGCAAAAGATGACGTAGAGAAAATTTATCGCGTTCCTCGTGGTCTCTTGGATTGGGAAGACATTTTGGGAAAAACCACCTTCGCTTCCAGGACACGCCATGGACTGGACGAATTTTTTCGGTCCAATTCAGTCGATGGAGGTGAAAGTGGAAGCTTTGCCCTTCAAAATGAGTACAGGCTGACCTCACTGCGATTTTTCTTCACGAAGTTACAGGAGCTCAAAGATTAACCACTTTTTCCGACTCTGGACCactgcctgattccgaggctagaggctcactcttcattcagagagtgatatctcggcgaaaaaaaatcgcagcgatgtggctaaggtctcattcgaaagggaaaGGTTCCCCCTTCAATAGGGATGCAAAAGATTACGCAGAAAAAATTTATCGCGTTCCTCGTGGTCTCTTGGATTGGGAAGACATTttgggaaaaaccaccctcGTTTCCAGGACACGCCATGGGCTGGACGAATTTTCTCGGTCCAATTCAGTCAATGGAGGTgaaagtagaagctttgcccttCAAAATGAGTCCAGGCTGACCTCACTGCGATTTTTCTTCACGAAGTTACAGGTGCTCAAAGATTAACCACTTTTTCCGACTCTGGACCactgcctgattccgaggctagaggctcactcttcattcagagagtgatatctcggcgaaaaaaaatcgcagcgatatggctaaggtctcgttcgaaaggggaatGTTCCCCCTTCAATACCTATGCAAAAGATGACGTAGAAAAAATTTATCGCGTTCCTCGTGGTCTCTGGGATTGGGAAGACATTTTGGGAAAAACCACCTTCGCTTCCAGGACACGCCATGGACTGGACGAATTTTTTCGGTCCAATTCAGTCAATGGAGGTGAAAGTGGAAGCTTTGCCCTTCTAAATGAGTCCAGGCTGACCTCACTGCGATTTTTCTTCACGAAGTTACAGGAGCTCAAAGATTAACGACTTTTTCCGACTCTGGACCactgcctgattccgaggctagaggctcactcttcattcagagagtgatatctcggcgaaaaaaaatcgcagggatgtggctaaggtctcattcgaaaggggaagGTACCCCCTTCAAAACCCATGCAAAAGATGACGTAGAAAAAATTTATCGCGTTCCTCGTGGTCTCTTGGATTGGGAAGACATTTTGGGAAAAACCACCTTCGTTTCCAGGACACGCCATGGACTGGACGAATTTTTTCGGTCCAATTCAGTCCATGAAGGTGAAAGTGGAAGCTCTGCCCTTCAAAATGAGTCCAGGCTGACCTCACTGCGATTTTTCTTcacgaagttacagcagctcaaagattaacCACTTTTTCCGACTCTGGACCactgcctgattccgaggctagaggctcactcttcattcagagagtgatatctcggcgaaaaaaaatcgcagcgatgtggctaaggtctcattcgaaaggggaagGTTCCCCCTTCAATACATATGCAAAAGATGACGTAGAAAAAATTTATCGCGTTCCTCGTGGTCTCTTGGGTTGGGAAGACATTTTGGGAAAAACCACCTTCGCTTCCAGGACACGCCATGGACTGGACGAATTGTTTCGGTCCAATTCAGTCCATGGAGGTGAAAGTGGAAGCTTTTCCCTTCAAGATGAGTGCAGTGTGGCCTCAGTGCGATTTTTTTTTGActgagttacagcagctcaaaggttGATAGTTTATGACCCAACGTCGGTGATCATTTAATTTTTGCTGTTAGGTGTATTATTCAGTTATAGCTTGTATTAAAGGTGACATATATAAGTGCGCATGGTATTTAACAATAAGTGTCAAAAATTGTGAGGTGTGTGCTATCTTGATGAATAAGCCGATCGTCAGACGGaacaatcagtagaataagatgcaagtcagacacgttttatatgaattTGGGTCATTTTCTGTACAATCATTAATTTTGATGTGCAGCCTCAAACGCATTACTGTCATTCCTGATTTTCGTCGTATTtacacatgtagaatcacccctcaGGATTTTTAACACCTGTTATGAAACACCCTCTATATATTTACTTATCACGTTCTTCTGTTGATCAGCAAATGCATTAACTGTTACAGGATAAGTCGTCCATCTACACAGGAAGAACATACTGTGTGaaaaaaactgttgaaattataaGTCATGAGAAATTGTATGGAGGATGTGCTTACTCATTCCTTTCGACAGGTTTTCCAAATCGTTTGAGGATCCTAAGGAATTCGTTTCTTTCgatgtttaaaatattttgGAAATAATTTGAACTTATCTCCAGCTGGATAAAGTAAATGATAACATTTAATGAATTTATACTATTCTGAATATTCAGGTTTCATTTTCTTTGCTATTAAAATTTAATACCCCTTTATAATATTCAATCAGAGCTTGCTTATCCTTGTACCAGTTTGGATAGCCAATCTGGGATTCAATGGTATTTAATTTTTGTGTCATATTCTTTTTATCAGCTTCTGATATCCAATCAGCATCCATTATCCTTCTTCCCAGCTCCATTCTTATATTTTCCACCATCTCCCTCGTCTTAAAGTacagattaaaataaaaattttccatAACAAGATAACCATCCCTTTGTCTTCTAAAAATATGCAGGAAACGTAATGTACCTTATTAATAACGTTGTCTGAAATGTATTTCCTGACAAACATATAGGAAATTGCGTGTCCCATTTTCATATCCCTTACACATTCGACCCATCTATGAACAAGTCAACAATAAATCACATTGACATTTGAGTTAGTGTACAGTGCTTTATATCATCACAAGTGTCTCTATTAGAATTTCTTATGATTACAGAAGTATTATCGATCATTTTACCGTGGTGCACTTCTGGATATGTCGTAGGATGAAAAACGCATTTTAAAATCCTCATCTTTCATTTCCTCAGTAGTATATGTTAAAAAGGTATTCACAAAATTCCACTGAACATAATTTACTATAAAGTGATAACATGATATTGTACAGTACAGAGTGTATACAAATTTCTAAAAAAGTATCTGAGAAAGTTGATAACAATAAAGAATACTttataaaattacaatattacCAAGTACACGCTGTGAAGTCTGTCCTAGTAATCGCGCCAGTCGATGAAGAAATTTTGGATTGTATACTACAATTGGTTCAGATGCATTTATGCTAATATTAGCTGGTTTAAATATGTTCTGTATCACGTCCAGAAAATTTATCTGTAATTTGTTATTACAAACTGAGCCTATTAGATCGTTCTTAtcaatttgaatattaaattctAGAATTTTTAAAGCACCGAAAGAAAAGGTGCAAATCATAAGATAAGAGTTTAgagaattataattataattttgcCTTTGCCGTGGGAGCAGTGACTCCAGAATCGTCGTACCACTTTTGCAATTCTTGAATAGTCATTCTTTCATAATTATCATCAGACTCCTGCTGCTTTTTATCCACTTCAGAGATCTGTGAATCGAAAACGGACATGTCTTTTTAATTACTCGAGACAGATTTCTTTCAGTATAGGTAAGTAATTCTTACTTTCATTAGTTTATACATGAACTGTAACATTTTTCCAACATCATTGGTCATTTTTATTCGACTCAACACATAGTCTTGTTCCTTCGCGAAAGTTTGAATTACAttgaaaatatgaaagaaaTATCTCTTGTACGGTCCAAATAATTCTTTCTTCTTTGACAGGAAACCTTCAGTATATCTATTTATCTATAACAACGTAGACTCTTTCGACGAATGTTAGAAAAATTGattagttgtattttttttatcattaaaatttcatttctgTTAATTCATAATTTCTTAATTCTTAAACTGATAACTTACTGTAAGCACATATTGATTCGTATTGTTCGTATCAACTTCAAAACCAAGTAGATAAAATGCACTGGTACGAAGCAGTGGTAGGTATTGTTTATCAATGTTTTGCCAGGATAATTTCTTAATATGTATCATGTTTCCTGGCATTATCATGGGCCATCCGCCAGTACTGTTCAATATATCTAAGATCGGATTGATACCATCTTTTTCAATCTCCACTGTcaaagaatttttaaatattatttaaagtatGTTACCCACTACCAGCATATTTTTCTTACCAATATTCATACATGAACGATAAAATTTTCTAGCCATTCTGACAGGCATAATATCGCTAGGCTTTTCATGTTCAGCGAGGACACCTTacagaatacaaaaaaaaaatgagTAAGTACTTTTGTGTATTATAACAACTGAATGCTTTCATTTCTTTAGAAATTAATCATAGTGGTGTACGTTAACATGATTCTAAAACatataattatgaaaaaaaatagATGTCTTGCCTATAATGCGTCTGTATGTTTTTTCTGTCAGAATATGATCTTCGGACCATTCTACTTCATGGGGTGGTATGGGATTGTATTTTTTCCATGATCCACAAGcgtaatcataaaaattatcACAAGGGTTCACAGAGGTATCCATACTCTTTAGAAGCTTTTTAGCTGCATCATATAAGTATCATGTATACATTATAGATATTAATTAACTGTACCTAGCACTTTATTGCAGTACTACTTTACGAGTTGCAAATTAAAAGAGGAAGGGAACACAGGTAACAAATTATtggtttaatttatttattatgtagcgAACAGAAATGTACCAATTTCTTTGCAATATGTTGTCTCACAAATGCCCTGATCTTGTTTTATGTGACAGACATATTTCAAATCTTCTTCCGTGTTGTTCACTGTATCTAATGTTCTCGAAATAAGTGCAATTGGCGAGGAGTCAGATAACACTGTTAAGGGTATTAAATGACCACTGTAACACGTCACATAATTTAATTATAGTTCCTTATGTTTATTGAATCAACACACAAAAAACAGTAAATCTTAATTTGTcattaattatatattttcacttaCAGTAACATTAATAACAGCATGCTTGAAAACATAAGACCATGTCCGATTGCCATATCAGTGATAATATGTCCAAAAGTTACAGTACAGTTGAACTTTTCTGGAAAACGATTTGAGTATTTTCTTAATGTAATCAAATTAGTTCGTGTTTTAAAAAAATAGTTGTCACACTCCGACATTTGCATAAACGCTATAAACTTCAATCTTATGAAAATCCTTCAAAAGTTCGAAACAATTCCATACAGGGACAAAAAAGTAGAGGTTTTGCCCTTTACAATAAGTACAGAGTCACAGCTGTATGATCTTTTTTCGCAAAATTACAGTAACTCAAAtatcaaaaatattttcaacttCTGGATTATGGCGCTATTTTCATGCAAGAATCACTATTTTCATTCGAAGTATAATATTATAAGAGTTTTTAAGTGcatgataatttaaaaattaagcaTAATGTCGAAATATATTTCAAACAATTTTCCTATTACAATTGagatgtcaatattca
The Calliopsis andreniformis isolate RMS-2024a chromosome 8, iyCalAndr_principal, whole genome shotgun sequence DNA segment above includes these coding regions:
- the LOC143182068 gene encoding neprilysin-1-like, which produces MLLLMLLGHLIPLTVLSDSSPIALISRTLDTVNNTEEDLKYVCHIKQDQGICETTYCKEIVLAKKLLKSMDTSVNPCDNFYDYACGSWKKYNPIPPHEVEWSEDHILTEKTYRRIIESCVLAEHEKPSDIMPVRMARKFYRSCMNIVEIEKDGINPILDILNSTGGWPMIMPGNMIHIKKLSWQNIDKQYLPLLRTSAFYLLGFEVDTNNTNQYVLTINRYTEGFLSKKKELFGPYKRYFFHIFNVIQTFAKEQDYVLSRIKMTNDVGKMLQFMYKLMKISEVDKKQQESDDNYERMTIQELQKWYDDSGVTAPTAKAKL